The Bacillus sp. Y1 genome includes the window ATTAAAGAATGCTTTGTTACATTCTTTGAAACTTCTACATATTTCATATGATGTTCTTCCATCTCAATAATTTTGAAGGTGTAGTTTTCAAGTGTAATTTCGTCGCCTTCTCTTGCCTCATAATTCTCAGTTAAGATCCAACCACCAATCGTATCCACATCTTCATCATCAATATTTAATCCTAATAGATCATTTACTTCACTAACAAGCATTTTTGCATCAATAATATAGTGATCTTCCTGAAGCTTTCGTATCATTGGAATTTCATCCATATCAAACTCATCACGAATTTCACCAACTATTTCTTCTATGATGTCTTCCACTGTAACTAGACCAGAAGTACCGCCATATTCATCCATAAGAATAGCCATATGGATTCGTTCCTTTTGCATTTTAACTAATAAGTCATGGATAGGAACCGTATCTATAACGCGGATAATAGGTCTTGTATAAATTTCAAGTGTCTTCGTTAAGAGTGTTCGGTTTTGTATGAGCTCAGTCATGATTTCTTTTATATTTACCATTCCTATAATATGGTCCTTGTCACCGTCTATAATAGGGTAACGAGTAAACTTTTCTTCGTTAACAACTTGAAGAAATTCCTCTAACGTATTGTCCTTTGATAGGGTAACGATTTCGCGTCTAGGAACCATAATTTCCTTGGCAATTCGGTTATCGAATTCAAATATTTTGTTTACATATTTAAACTCTGATTGGTTTATCTCACCACTTTTATAGCTCTCAGAAAGTATTAATCGCAGCTCTTCTTCAGAATGTGCTAAGTCATTTATGGAAGCCGGTTTTAGCCCAAATATTTTTGTTAATATTTTTGTTGTTCCATTTAGTACAAAAATGAAAGGGAACATTAGTCGGTAAAACCAGATGAGTGGACGCGCAGTAAAGAGCGTCATTTTCTCTGCTTTTTGCAGTGCCATCGTTTTTGGAGCTATTTTTCCAAATAACACATGAAGGAATGTAATAGCCAAGAAACCTATTCCGAAAGAAAGAAAGGATACTATTGTTTCTGTTCCGTTCATTTGCTGGAAAATAGGACGCAATACGATTTCAATGGGTTCAATTGCTAACCACCCTAGTCCTAGAGTTGTCATAGTAATACCAAGTTGGCAAGCAGACAAGTAATTGTCTAGGTTAGCATTAACCCTTTTTGCAGAAATAG containing:
- a CDS encoding hemolysin family protein, yielding MDILNLVLIAILIALTAFFVVSEYAIVKVRVARLDQLIEEGKKSAISAKRVNANLDNYLSACQLGITMTTLGLGWLAIEPIEIVLRPIFQQMNGTETIVSFLSFGIGFLAITFLHVLFGKIAPKTMALQKAEKMTLFTARPLIWFYRLMFPFIFVLNGTTKILTKIFGLKPASINDLAHSEEELRLILSESYKSGEINQSEFKYVNKIFEFDNRIAKEIMVPRREIVTLSKDNTLEEFLQVVNEEKFTRYPIIDGDKDHIIGMVNIKEIMTELIQNRTLLTKTLEIYTRPIIRVIDTVPIHDLLVKMQKERIHMAILMDEYGGTSGLVTVEDIIEEIVGEIRDEFDMDEIPMIRKLQEDHYIIDAKMLVSEVNDLLGLNIDDEDVDTIGGWILTENYEAREGDEITLENYTFKIIEMEEHHMKYVEVSKNVTKHSLIDTPLPAVPNSSEEMISKQSVSF